One Athene noctua unplaced genomic scaffold, bAthNoc1.hap1.1 HAP1_HAP1_scaffold_48, whole genome shotgun sequence genomic window carries:
- the LOC141954984 gene encoding olfactory receptor 6E1-like has product MFPSQQDELKFSMGPENETAVTEFILEGFSALDQRLQLFLSLVLLLMYLTSVMGNATIILLVCVYQHLQTPMYFFISSLSFLEIWFTSSTSIKLFVILGSGRRTISLSGCFAQSCFYFSLGCTEFVLLVVTSFDRYVALCQPLRYAAIMKPQLFIQLVVAAWVIGITLLSYRLVLLCQLNFCGSNKIHHFSCDSSPLLKLSCSDSSLLWKIDSGLVSFVVLASFCLTLAFYMGILFCILHFPAASGRKKAFATCSSHLTTLAIAYGSCIALYVCPSEDISLETIRFVALLNTVLCPFLNPFIYCLRNKTVLLALNEAIAHVSPQLFP; this is encoded by the coding sequence ATGTTCCCGTCTCAGCAGGATGAACTGAAATTCAGCATGGGACcagaaaatgaaactgcagtTACTGAGTTCATCCTAGAGGGCTTCTCAGCGCTTGACCAAAGGCTgcagctctttctctctctggtcCTTCTGCTCATGTACCTGACATCAGTGATGGGGAACGCAACCATCATTCTCCTCGTGTGTGTGTATCAGCACCTGCAAACCCCCATGTACTTTTTCATCAGCAGTCTGTCCTTCCTGGAAATCTGGTTTACATCCTCCACAAGCATCAAATTGTTCGTGATCCTGGGTTCTGGTAGGAGAACAATCTCTCTAAGCGGCTGCTTTGCCCAATCCTGTTTCTATTTTTCCCTGGGCTGTACAGAGTTTGTTCTCCTGGTTGTCACGTCCTTTGACCGCTATGTTGCTCTCTGCCAGCCTTTGCGTTATGCTGCCATCATGAAGCCTCAGCTCTTCATCCAGCTTGTTGTTGCTGCTTGGGTCATCGGCATCACACTCTTGAGTTACCGTCTGGTCCTCCTCTGTCAGCTGAATTTCTGTGGCTCCAACAAGATCCACCATTTTTCTTGTGACAGCTCCCCCTTATTGAAGTTGTCCTGCTCTGACAGCAGCCTGCTGTGGAAAATAGACTCTGGTTTAGTATCATTTGTCGTACTGGCCTCCTTCTGTTTAACTCTGGCATTTTACATGGGCATCCTTTTCTGTATTCTACACTTTCCAGCAGcctctgggaggaaaaaagcttttGCTACATGTTCTTCCCATCTCACCACCTTGGCCATCGCATATGGGAGCTGCATTGCTCTCTACGTGTGTCCTTCAGAAGACATTTCCTTGGAGACAATCAGATTTGTAGCTTTGCTGAACACTGTCCTGTGCCCATTCTTAAATCCGTTCATCTACTGTCTTAGAAACAAGACTGTGCTCCTGGCCCTGAATGAAGCCATTGCCCATGTGTCACCACAGCTTTTCCCCTAA